A region of Cyanobium sp. ATX 6F1 DNA encodes the following proteins:
- a CDS encoding ArsJ-associated glyceraldehyde-3-phosphate dehydrogenase, producing MRLGINGFGRIGRLVFRALWGRPGIALVHVNDPAGDAATAAHLLEFDSVHGRWDRAVAADPTVPQGFQVDGTTVSYSRHKDPSAVPWLDAGVDLVLECSGKFKTPETLEPYFSAAGLKRVIVACPVKGVIAGEEALNVVFGINHALYNPSLHRLLTAASCTTNCLAPVVKVVHESFGIRHGSITTLHNITNTQVVIDSFKSDLRRARSATSSLIPTTTGSAKAIGLIFPELQGKLNGHAVRVPMLNASITDAVFELERAVSVEEVNAAFAAAAAGALQGILGCEERPLVSIDYVNDPRSAIVDAPSTLVTGGTQLKVYTWYDNEWGYSCRLADLACHVAALEAAGS from the coding sequence ATGCGCCTCGGCATCAACGGTTTCGGCCGCATCGGCCGCCTCGTGTTCCGTGCCCTCTGGGGCAGGCCCGGCATTGCGCTGGTGCATGTCAACGACCCGGCCGGTGATGCCGCCACCGCCGCCCATCTGCTCGAATTCGACTCCGTGCATGGCCGCTGGGATCGGGCAGTGGCCGCTGATCCCACCGTGCCCCAGGGCTTTCAGGTGGACGGAACCACCGTGAGCTACAGCCGCCACAAGGACCCCAGCGCCGTGCCCTGGCTGGATGCCGGGGTGGACCTGGTGCTCGAGTGCAGCGGCAAGTTCAAAACGCCCGAAACCCTCGAGCCCTACTTCAGCGCGGCGGGCCTGAAGCGGGTGATCGTGGCCTGCCCGGTGAAGGGGGTGATCGCCGGCGAGGAGGCACTGAACGTGGTGTTCGGCATCAACCACGCGCTCTACAACCCCAGCCTCCACCGCCTGCTCACCGCCGCCTCCTGCACCACCAACTGCCTGGCACCGGTGGTGAAGGTGGTGCACGAGAGCTTCGGCATTCGCCACGGCTCGATCACCACTCTGCACAACATCACCAATACCCAGGTGGTGATCGACAGCTTCAAATCCGACCTGCGCCGGGCTCGCTCCGCCACCAGCTCATTGATCCCCACCACCACCGGTTCGGCCAAGGCGATCGGCCTGATCTTCCCGGAGCTCCAGGGCAAACTCAACGGCCATGCGGTGCGGGTGCCCATGCTCAATGCCTCGATCACCGATGCGGTGTTCGAGCTGGAGCGCGCGGTGAGCGTTGAGGAGGTGAATGCCGCCTTTGCCGCCGCTGCCGCCGGAGCGCTGCAGGGAATCCTGGGCTGCGAGGAGCGGCCGCTGGTGTCGATCGACTACGTCAACGACCCGCGCAGCGCGATCGTCGATGCCCCCTCGACGCTGGTGACGGGCGGCACCCAGCTCAAGGTCTACACCTGGTACGACAACGAGTGGGGTTACAGCTGCCGCCTGGCCGATC
- a CDS encoding ArsR/SmtB family transcription factor: MTVSLPAGSPALQSNQARSLLKALSDPLRLRVIEALANGEKCVCDLTAELDLAQSKLSFHLKVLKEAGLLADRQEGRWIYYRLEPAAIEALRSWLADLASRCGASAPPCG, translated from the coding sequence ATGACGGTGTCCCTGCCCGCCGGGTCCCCTGCGCTCCAGTCCAACCAGGCTCGGTCCCTGCTCAAGGCTCTCTCTGACCCCCTGCGTTTGCGCGTGATCGAAGCCCTCGCCAATGGCGAGAAGTGCGTCTGCGACCTCACGGCTGAGCTCGATCTGGCCCAGTCCAAGCTCTCCTTTCACCTCAAGGTGCTCAAGGAGGCGGGGCTGTTGGCTGACCGCCAGGAGGGCCGCTGGATCTACTACCGCCTGGAGCCGGCCGCCATCGAGGCCCTGCGCTCCTGGCTTGCGGATCTGGCCAGCCGTTGCGGCGCCAGCGCGCCCCCATGCGGCTGA
- a CDS encoding PstS family phosphate ABC transporter substrate-binding protein — MLRFRRPSSPGRHSARVAAATRLIAATVLALLAPLAQTQPARGQQATPPTVRITGSSTVYPIIQAAIAAFQRTEAGKGSRFDLVESGTSGGLRDLCAGRVPMANASRPISSTELKACERKGVRFFELPLAFDALTVVVNPRNTWAQAITTQELSRLWQRRAQGRIMRWNQVNPQWPARPIRLCGPGSDSGTFDYFNKAINGSATDSRRDYTASEDDNVVVNCVANDPHALGYLGYGWYVAHAQRLRALKVQAGQVAVAPSAESVFDGSYEPLSRLLFIYVNERALKEQDLLRRFIGYLLVNDTQLVEKARFIPLPGSTNQVVEAKLYRQITGTSFGGELPIGLTVGEAIRRSFAQTKRPAYR; from the coding sequence ATGCTTCGCTTCCGTCGCCCCTCCTCACCCGGCCGCCATTCAGCTCGTGTCGCTGCTGCCACGCGCCTGATCGCCGCCACGGTCTTGGCCCTGCTCGCACCGCTCGCGCAGACCCAACCCGCCCGGGGCCAACAGGCCACGCCCCCCACGGTGCGCATCACCGGATCGAGCACGGTCTACCCGATCATCCAAGCCGCCATCGCTGCCTTCCAGCGCACGGAGGCCGGCAAGGGGTCCCGCTTTGATCTGGTGGAATCGGGTACCAGCGGCGGCCTGCGTGATCTCTGTGCCGGTCGGGTGCCGATGGCCAATGCCTCGCGGCCGATCAGCTCCACTGAACTCAAGGCCTGTGAGCGGAAAGGGGTGCGCTTCTTCGAGCTGCCCCTCGCCTTCGATGCCCTCACCGTGGTGGTGAACCCGCGCAACACCTGGGCCCAGGCGATCACCACCCAGGAACTCTCCCGGCTGTGGCAGCGACGCGCCCAGGGCCGCATCATGCGTTGGAATCAGGTCAACCCCCAGTGGCCCGCACGGCCGATCCGGCTCTGCGGACCCGGTAGCGATTCAGGCACCTTCGACTACTTCAACAAGGCGATCAACGGCTCCGCCACTGATTCACGCCGCGACTACACCGCCAGCGAAGACGACAACGTGGTGGTCAACTGTGTGGCCAACGACCCCCATGCCCTCGGTTATCTGGGCTATGGCTGGTACGTCGCCCATGCCCAGCGGTTAAGGGCTCTGAAGGTTCAGGCGGGTCAGGTGGCGGTGGCACCTTCGGCGGAGAGCGTGTTCGATGGCAGCTACGAACCGCTCTCCAGGCTCCTGTTCATCTACGTCAACGAACGGGCGCTCAAGGAACAAGACCTGCTGCGGCGCTTCATCGGTTACCTGTTGGTGAACGACACCCAACTGGTCGAGAAGGCACGGTTCATTCCCCTGCCGGGCAGCACCAATCAGGTGGTGGAAGCCAAGCTCTACCGCCAGATCACCGGCACATCCTTCGGCGGTGAACTTCCGATCGGCCTGACGGTTGGCGAGGCCATACGGCGCAGTTTTGCTCAAACCAAGCGACCTGCTTACCGCTGA
- a CDS encoding MBL fold metallo-hydrolase, protein MAVAPPFSLRAAAGGGELLLRQLFDADTGTYTYLLADVGAREGVLIDPVFEQHSRDLALIEELEIDLVTCLDTHAHADHISGAWLMRRATGCAIGLSAKVRASNVTKPLSDGDRVNFGGRFLEVRATPGHTDGCLTYVLDNQSLAFTGDALLIRGCGRCDFQQGNPHNLYRSITEQILSLPEACLLYPGHDYAGRCVSSVAEERAYNARLGGGADERDFVGSMENLRLPHPHRIAQALPANLRCGEPLEPASGADDQDWAPIRRSYAGLPELIPEWVAAHLSALNLVDVRSRQEYDGPDGHIPGSQLIPLPELEARSPEIPTDRPTVVLCHSGSRSALATQQLSKAGLRQVANLRGGLSRWKAEGYPVESAGPEPPGSPQR, encoded by the coding sequence ATGGCCGTCGCCCCCCCTTTCTCGCTGCGGGCCGCCGCCGGTGGCGGCGAGCTGCTGCTGCGTCAACTCTTCGACGCCGACACCGGCACCTACACCTACCTACTCGCAGACGTGGGGGCACGCGAGGGGGTGCTGATTGATCCGGTGTTCGAACAGCACAGCCGAGATCTGGCCCTGATCGAGGAGCTGGAGATCGATCTGGTCACCTGCCTCGACACCCACGCCCACGCCGACCACATCAGCGGCGCCTGGCTGATGCGGCGGGCCACGGGCTGCGCCATCGGACTATCGGCCAAGGTGCGTGCCAGCAACGTGACCAAGCCCCTGAGCGATGGCGATCGGGTGAACTTCGGCGGCCGCTTTCTGGAGGTGCGCGCCACCCCGGGCCACACCGACGGCTGCCTCACCTATGTGCTCGACAACCAGAGCCTCGCCTTCACCGGTGATGCGCTGCTGATCCGCGGCTGCGGTCGCTGTGATTTCCAGCAGGGCAACCCCCACAACCTCTACCGCTCGATCACCGAGCAGATCCTGTCGCTGCCAGAGGCCTGCCTGCTCTACCCGGGCCACGACTACGCCGGCCGCTGCGTCAGCTCCGTGGCTGAGGAACGGGCCTACAACGCCCGCCTGGGGGGCGGCGCCGATGAGCGCGACTTCGTCGGGTCGATGGAGAACCTGCGTCTCCCCCACCCCCACCGCATCGCCCAGGCCCTGCCGGCGAATCTGCGCTGCGGTGAGCCCCTAGAGCCCGCCAGCGGAGCGGACGACCAGGACTGGGCGCCGATCCGGCGCAGCTACGCCGGGTTGCCGGAACTGATCCCTGAATGGGTGGCCGCCCACCTCAGCGCCCTCAACCTGGTGGACGTGCGCTCGCGGCAGGAATACGACGGCCCCGATGGCCACATTCCCGGCAGCCAGCTGATCCCCCTGCCGGAGTTGGAGGCCCGCAGCCCAGAAATCCCCACCGATCGCCCGACGGTGGTGCTCTGCCATTCCGGCAGCCGCTCGGCCCTGGCCACCCAGCAACTGAGCAAAGCCGGCCTGAGGCAAGTAGCCAACCTGCGCGGCGGTCTGAGCCGTTGGAAAGCGGAGGGCTATCCGGTGGAGAGCGCTGGACCGGAGCCCCCCGGTTCGCCTCAGCGGTAA
- a CDS encoding ShlB/FhaC/HecB family hemolysin secretion/activation protein, with the protein MTLFSKPITHVVGPIAVLSSALLVAPGWAQPSGRVERRIQDEQRRDQLRQVDQQQLQPQQPLIEGLPGTPAALPQDSVPSAAPPIKGVELEGSSLPTPGWLKPLQERYISQSATQEVLAKLRADLEAAYERAQLLVSVGEPLQRADGVVVAPVVEARLGAVRIPSNQAPISSNWAIATVLDAVGKGQPLRLDKLESALLKLGDLGGVQARAELQPGDIAGSTDVLLNLRATRQVQGELNLNNQSTIDTGPYQAQATLNLNGLAGRGEVLSLFTSYSGNVNWYGSRYAGTNVTLPLTPGGLNATGSVNWSDYRLLKDQAPFDYKGSFASGSVGLSQVLWRRPRQNLSWNVSAEVDHFTDEVLGYQYSNRTNWVGRFTLMGDNQDNLFGLGINSGLLTLSVGNLGLDGPFEAELDELGAAKAGAWGKLFGLYRRYQMFRDSRWSVELFSQAQVAFNNLDTVEKMSLGWPNGVRAYPPGEALGDSGLSGQLTLRYQLASNLIAKGFVDGGYIWRWTSSFADGELPGQLGLWGPGLGLEWGTHGDLLASLDVAWPLGNNLYSPTGNDVDGLNASVRVWVSLRKWF; encoded by the coding sequence TTGACGCTCTTTTCAAAACCGATCACCCATGTGGTGGGCCCCATCGCCGTGCTCTCCTCGGCGCTGCTCGTGGCGCCCGGCTGGGCCCAACCCTCGGGCCGGGTGGAGCGTCGAATCCAGGACGAACAGCGGCGTGACCAGCTGCGCCAGGTTGATCAACAACAGCTCCAACCCCAGCAGCCCCTGATCGAAGGTCTGCCAGGCACCCCTGCAGCCCTCCCCCAAGACTCAGTCCCCTCGGCAGCGCCGCCGATCAAGGGCGTGGAACTGGAAGGCTCGAGCCTCCCAACCCCGGGCTGGTTGAAGCCGCTGCAGGAGCGCTACATCAGCCAGAGCGCCACCCAGGAGGTGCTCGCCAAGCTGCGGGCCGATCTGGAGGCGGCCTACGAGCGGGCCCAGCTGCTGGTCAGCGTGGGCGAGCCGCTGCAGCGCGCCGATGGCGTGGTGGTGGCTCCGGTGGTGGAAGCGCGGCTCGGGGCCGTGCGCATCCCCTCCAACCAGGCCCCGATCTCCTCGAACTGGGCGATCGCCACAGTGCTCGATGCGGTGGGCAAGGGCCAGCCGCTGCGGCTCGACAAGCTGGAGAGTGCTTTGCTCAAGCTGGGCGACCTCGGTGGTGTCCAGGCCAGGGCCGAGCTCCAGCCAGGGGACATAGCCGGGAGCACCGATGTGTTGCTCAACCTGCGGGCCACGCGGCAGGTCCAGGGGGAGCTGAACCTCAACAACCAATCCACGATCGACACCGGGCCGTATCAGGCGCAAGCCACGCTGAACCTCAACGGCCTAGCGGGCCGCGGCGAGGTGCTCAGCCTATTCACATCCTATTCCGGCAATGTGAACTGGTACGGCAGCCGCTATGCCGGCACGAATGTAACTTTGCCCCTCACACCGGGCGGGCTGAATGCCACAGGGTCGGTGAACTGGAGTGATTATCGCCTGCTTAAAGATCAGGCACCTTTCGACTACAAGGGATCCTTCGCCAGCGGTTCGGTGGGGTTGTCTCAGGTGCTGTGGCGGCGCCCCAGACAGAACCTTTCCTGGAATGTCAGCGCTGAAGTCGATCACTTCACCGATGAAGTCCTCGGTTATCAATACTCCAACCGCACCAACTGGGTCGGCCGCTTCACGTTGATGGGCGACAACCAGGACAACCTGTTCGGGCTCGGCATCAACAGCGGACTGCTCACGCTGTCGGTGGGAAATCTGGGCCTGGACGGACCCTTTGAGGCCGAACTCGATGAATTAGGCGCCGCCAAGGCCGGTGCCTGGGGGAAGTTGTTCGGCCTTTATCGGCGTTATCAGATGTTCCGCGATTCGCGCTGGTCGGTCGAACTGTTCAGCCAGGCCCAGGTTGCGTTCAACAACCTCGACACCGTCGAGAAGATGTCCCTTGGTTGGCCCAATGGTGTGCGCGCCTATCCACCGGGTGAGGCCCTCGGAGATTCGGGGCTGTCGGGGCAACTCACCCTTCGCTACCAACTGGCCAGCAATCTGATCGCCAAGGGATTCGTGGATGGGGGCTACATCTGGCGTTGGACGAGTTCGTTTGCCGATGGGGAGCTGCCGGGTCAGCTGGGCCTGTGGGGACCGGGCCTAGGGTTGGAATGGGGCACCCATGGCGATCTGCTCGCCTCGCTGGATGTGGCCTGGCCGCTGGGCAACAACCTCTATTCCCCCACCGGCAACGACGTGGATGGACTCAATGCCAGCGTGCGGGTCTGGGTGTCTCTGAGGAAGTGGTTCTGA
- a CDS encoding aspartyl protease family protein, with amino-acid sequence MLAVCAALLQLKGEPLAGGVPSGGATVPLERAADGDTPVLNLRTDRGSLRLLLDTGASSSMVTPAAARRLGLRSEPVPPAHFGMAGGGSGCAQLRPRRLRLGDLRLGGGADQLLLRSAEALVMPVAALPPGVDGVLGAPLLKRLPVWIDPVGQRLRLGEGAVALAGPTPPRRTLPLRWARGVPLIELSSPLGPVAALADTGAEGLFLSPALARRLGPIGPGDPLRLVGFCGEQQVRRQRFAGLGLGLGPAPAQASVEGIVTANPIFAELQVEAIAGQELLRSHRQLWRLDRVPPQLSLW; translated from the coding sequence ATGCTGGCCGTCTGCGCCGCCCTGCTGCAGCTCAAGGGTGAACCCCTGGCCGGCGGCGTCCCCAGCGGTGGCGCCACCGTGCCCCTGGAGCGGGCCGCAGACGGCGACACCCCGGTGCTCAACCTGCGCACGGATCGAGGCAGCCTGCGGCTGTTGCTTGACACGGGGGCCTCCTCGTCGATGGTCACCCCCGCAGCGGCCCGGCGCCTGGGGCTCCGTTCCGAGCCCGTGCCCCCCGCCCACTTCGGCATGGCCGGCGGCGGCAGCGGCTGCGCCCAGCTGCGTCCCCGTCGCCTGCGCCTGGGTGACCTGCGCCTCGGTGGCGGTGCCGATCAGCTCCTGCTGCGCTCGGCGGAAGCCCTGGTGATGCCGGTGGCGGCCCTGCCGCCGGGGGTCGATGGGGTGCTGGGGGCGCCCCTGCTGAAGCGCCTGCCGGTCTGGATTGATCCCGTGGGCCAGCGCCTTCGCCTCGGGGAGGGCGCCGTGGCCCTGGCCGGCCCCACGCCCCCGCGCCGCACCCTGCCCCTGCGCTGGGCCCGGGGGGTGCCCCTGATTGAGCTCAGCAGCCCCCTGGGTCCGGTGGCGGCCCTGGCGGACACCGGCGCCGAGGGCCTGTTCCTCAGCCCCGCCCTGGCCAGGCGCCTGGGGCCGATCGGGCCGGGGGATCCGCTGCGGCTGGTGGGTTTCTGTGGGGAGCAGCAGGTGCGGCGTCAGCGTTTTGCTGGCTTGGGTCTTGGCCTGGGACCGGCCCCTGCCCAGGCCAGCGTTGAGGGGATCGTCACAGCGAATCCGATCTTTGCGGAGCTTCAGGTGGAGGCGATCGCCGGCCAGGAGTTGCTGCGCAGCCATCGCCAGCTCTGGCGCCTCGATCGGGTACCGCCCCAGCTGAGCCTGTGGTGA